From Paenibacillus sp. PK3_47, the proteins below share one genomic window:
- a CDS encoding EamA family transporter yields MKSKFIGSLYLSLAASIWGGMYVVVKVVVDTVPPLELVWIRYIIALAALLIIGLVTRQSWRIAKRDLLLILLIGLIGNTISIVTQEVGTMLSSAAMGAVITSTTPAFMVLFARLILKEKITKKKAFSILLATAGVYIIVGKAHFGEDFQLGGISLLVAALTWSLMSILVKRVPGHYSQIVVTTYAVLVAVILLTPFAWNRLPALDFEAMMHPSIWGGLLYLGVISTACGFLLWNRGLQMLNATSGGLFFFFQPVVGTFLGWVLLGESIGLPFWGGTILIFAGVLLVIREE; encoded by the coding sequence ATGAAAAGCAAATTCATCGGTTCTTTGTATCTATCGCTCGCAGCCAGTATCTGGGGCGGGATGTATGTCGTTGTAAAAGTCGTAGTGGACACTGTTCCGCCGCTTGAATTAGTGTGGATACGCTATATCATTGCGCTTGCCGCGCTGCTTATTATCGGCCTGGTCACCAGGCAGTCTTGGCGGATTGCCAAACGTGATCTGCTGCTTATTTTATTAATCGGACTTATTGGCAATACCATCTCTATTGTCACCCAGGAAGTCGGCACCATGCTCTCTTCAGCCGCGATGGGGGCGGTCATTACTTCAACGACACCGGCTTTTATGGTGCTGTTCGCCCGCCTGATTCTGAAAGAGAAGATCACGAAGAAAAAAGCCTTCTCGATTCTGCTGGCCACTGCAGGTGTCTATATCATCGTAGGCAAGGCCCATTTCGGTGAAGATTTTCAGCTTGGCGGCATCTCGCTGCTGGTGGCCGCCTTGACCTGGTCACTGATGTCTATCCTCGTCAAGCGAGTTCCTGGTCATTACTCGCAGATCGTTGTCACAACTTATGCGGTTCTTGTCGCTGTTATCCTGTTAACGCCGTTTGCCTGGAATCGGCTGCCGGCGCTGGACTTTGAAGCGATGATGCATCCTTCCATCTGGGGCGGTCTACTATACCTCGGAGTGATCTCGACAGCCTGCGGATTTCTGCTCTGGAACCGCGGTCTGCAGATGCTTAATGCTACGAGCGGGGGATTGTTTTTCTTCTTCCAGCCGGTCGTAGGAACTTTCTTGGGTTGGGTGCTGCTTGGTGAAAGCATTGGCTTGCCGTTCTGGGGAGGTACAATATTGATTTTTGCAGGCGTATTGTTAGTGATCCGCGAAGAATAA
- a CDS encoding DMT family transporter: protein MRYISYVLALLAGAALSFEGAIYGELGKSIGELETSFYNFLAGSIIMGLLWIFFGKGKLSHVMEAPKWTLLGGILGVVYLTSIVISVPFVGVGITMAAVIIGQMVMSMIIEHYGWLGSRKIKINKYKILALLSMVAALVLIN from the coding sequence TGCGTTACATCTCATATGTACTGGCACTGCTGGCAGGGGCGGCCCTTAGCTTCGAAGGAGCTATCTACGGAGAGCTGGGGAAATCGATAGGTGAACTGGAGACCAGCTTTTATAATTTCCTGGCAGGGTCTATTATCATGGGTTTATTATGGATCTTTTTCGGAAAAGGAAAGCTGTCACACGTAATGGAGGCACCTAAGTGGACACTGCTGGGCGGTATTCTCGGGGTTGTCTATTTAACATCCATTGTGATCAGTGTCCCGTTTGTCGGGGTGGGAATCACCATGGCGGCTGTAATTATCGGACAGATGGTGATGAGCATGATTATTGAACATTACGGTTGGCTGGGCAGCAGAAAAATCAAGATTAACAAATATAAAATTCTTGCCCTGCTGTCAATGGTAGCTGCACTTGTATTAATTAACTAG
- a CDS encoding DMT family transporter, whose translation MAILMILFTLFGGITLSAQSSINGTLSQKTGTIETTLLTFVTGTMFLAIVILFFGQGNLLAIFEAPKWQLSAAFLGTMYLLLTVMAVPRIGVIAANISGIIGQLIIGMVIDHFGWFNSLVIEIDLKRTVAVLFMILALYFIYKGNTQPAAA comes from the coding sequence ATGGCTATACTTATGATTCTGTTCACCCTGTTTGGCGGTATAACGCTGAGCGCACAGTCCTCTATTAACGGGACACTCAGTCAAAAAACGGGTACAATCGAAACAACACTGTTAACATTTGTGACCGGAACGATGTTTCTGGCTATTGTAATTCTTTTCTTTGGTCAAGGAAATCTGCTGGCTATATTCGAAGCGCCAAAATGGCAGTTAAGTGCTGCTTTCTTAGGTACGATGTATTTGCTGCTTACGGTTATGGCTGTGCCGCGAATCGGGGTTATTGCCGCCAATATTAGCGGGATTATCGGCCAGCTGATCATCGGGATGGTGATTGACCACTTTGGCTGGTTCAACAGCCTTGTCATTGAGATCGATCTCAAACGCACAGTGGCGGTATTGTTTATGATTCTTGCGCTCTATTTTATCTATAAAGGGAACACGCAGCCTGCTGCGGCTTAA
- a CDS encoding AraC family transcriptional regulator gives MNLLEHMNGALTYIENHLTEDIDYQEAAKRALCSEYHFKRMFSFLAGIPLSEYIRRRRLTLAAFELQSSPLRIIDIAVKYGYGSADAFTRAFQLFHGIAPSEARNKGQSLKAFPRMTFQLTIRGGNEMNYRIEEKEAFRIIGLHKRVAIQFSGVNPEIAEMWQSLNMETITELKQLSNTEPKGMLSASVNFSEERMEEKGGLDHYIGVATTLECPEHLSALEVPAGTWAVFEAVGPFPETLQNVWGRIYSEWFPSSNYELAEGPEILWNESKDTSLPDYRSEIWMPVMKKAE, from the coding sequence ATGAACCTGCTGGAACATATGAACGGTGCATTAACCTACATCGAGAATCATCTGACTGAGGATATCGATTATCAGGAAGCGGCCAAAAGGGCGCTGTGCTCGGAGTATCATTTTAAGCGGATGTTCTCCTTTCTTGCCGGGATTCCGCTGTCCGAGTATATCCGCCGCAGAAGGCTGACACTCGCCGCATTTGAGCTCCAGAGCAGTCCGCTGAGGATCATCGATATTGCTGTTAAATACGGATACGGCTCAGCCGATGCGTTCACCAGGGCTTTTCAGCTCTTCCATGGGATTGCACCTTCAGAAGCCCGGAACAAGGGCCAGTCATTGAAAGCCTTCCCCCGCATGACTTTTCAGCTGACGATAAGGGGAGGAAATGAAATGAATTACCGGATTGAGGAAAAAGAAGCTTTTCGCATCATTGGCCTTCACAAAAGGGTAGCGATCCAGTTCAGCGGTGTGAACCCGGAGATTGCGGAAATGTGGCAGAGTCTGAACATGGAAACCATTACTGAGCTTAAGCAGCTGTCCAATACCGAGCCCAAAGGAATGCTTAGCGCATCCGTGAATTTTTCCGAAGAACGGATGGAGGAGAAGGGCGGACTGGACCATTATATCGGTGTCGCCACCACGCTGGAATGCCCGGAGCATCTGTCTGCGCTGGAGGTTCCTGCGGGAACCTGGGCTGTATTTGAAGCCGTTGGCCCTTTTCCGGAGACGCTGCAGAATGTATGGGGACGTATATACTCCGAGTGGTTCCCCTCCTCCAATTATGAGCTGGCCGAAGGCCCGGAGATCCTGTGGAACGAGAGCAAGGATACCAGCTTGCCGGACTACCGGAGCGAAATTTGGATGCCGGTTATGAAAAAAGCGGAGTAA